In Candidatus Planktophila sp., the sequence GCCTTGCCAGAATTCAATTGCCACTGGTAATACTCGATAACCACCCCAATGTGGAGGGCACGGGACAGGGGTTCCCTCTGGCCATTTTTCAGAGGCACCTTGAAATCTCAAATCCAACTCTTCGCGCGAGGTCAAAGGTGCAGATTGATGACTTGCCCAAGCACCAATTTGTGAGGACCAAGGACGTGTTGCAAAATAACTTGCTGACTCATCGGCACTAACTTTCTCTGCCAGACCACTTATTGAAATCTGACGCTCCATTGCAAACCAAGGAAATAGAAGGCTCACCTGTGGATTCGCATCAATTGCATGTGCCTTTCGAGATGAATAATTAGTAAAGAATGTAAATCCACCCAAAGAGATATCTTTAAGTAGAACGGTACGTGTTGTAATCAATAGGTCAGAATCTAATGTTGAAAGCACCATTGCATTAGCCTCGACTATATGGGGATTCTCACTTGCTTGCCGAAGCCAATCGGCAAAGGCCACAAACGGGTCATTATCTAACTCACCAATTCCAGATTGACCATAAGAAAGGCGCATTGCCCGGATTTCATCTCGGCTGACATCTTCATTGCTCATAGATGTATCGAACCTCACTTTGTCCATGAGTGCATCCTCTTGGCTTTGTGGTCGCTAGCACCCCTTATCTAGGTGCAGAATTAGGCAATTGCACACTGCAAAAAGGAGCCCAACGTGTCAGAAGATTTTAAGCCTGGTCTTGAAGGTGTCATCGCTTTTGAATCCGAGATCGCCGAACCTGATAAAGAAGGCAGTGCCCTTCGTTACCGCGGTGTCGATATTGATGAGTTAGTAGGGCGAGTCTCTTTTGGAAATGTATGGGGTCTACTTGTAGATGACGAGTTCAACCCTGGTCTTCCAAATGCAGAAAAGTTTCCGCTCCCAGTTCACTCAGGAGATGTTCGAGTAGATGTTCAAGCTGCAATTTCAATGTTGGCTCCGGCTTGGGGATTCAAACCACTGTTAGATATTGATGATGCAGAAGCACGTAGCAATCTTGCACGAGCATCAGTGATGGTTCTTTCATACTTGTCACAGGCCGCTCGCGGAGTTACAGCACCGCCAGTTCCAGAATCTGAAATCGATAAGGCACACACAGTTGTCGAACGCATGATGATTCGCTGGCGCGGAGAACCTGACCCACTTCATGTACGAGCCATTGATGCATATTTTGTATCAGCTGCCGAGCATGGAATGAATGCATCAACATTTACTGCACGCGTTATTGCATCAACTGGTGCTGATGTAGCCGCTGCGCTTTCAGGTGCAATCGGTGCGATGTCTGGTCCTCTACATGGTGGTGCGCCATCGCGCGTATTACACATGATTGATGAAGTTGAAAAGACTGGTGATGCAACTGCATATGTAAAAGATTTGCTCGATCGCAAAGAGCGCCTAATGGGATTTGGACATCGCGTGTATCGCGCTGAAGATCCGCGTGCACGCACGTTGCGCCGCACTGCAAAAGAACTTAATGCACCACGCTATGAAGTTGCAGAAGCTCTAGAACAAGCTGCGCTAAAAGAACTTCGCGAACGCCAACCTGATCGCGTTTTAGAAACAAACGTTGAATTCTGGGCAGCGATTATTTTAGATTTTGCGCAAGTACCCTCGCACTTATTTACTTCAATGTTTACAGCGGCTCGTACTGCCGGTTGGTCTGCACACATTCTTGAACAAAAGCGCACAGGTCGCTTGATTCGTCCATCGGCCAGATACATCGGCAAAGCCCCCCGCGCAGCTGAGTCGGTTTCTGGGTGGGATTCAACGGTCGAACAGCTCCATAAGTAAACTCTGCAAGCGGCTTATGTAACCGCAGGGCTTTATAACAATTTAGTAAATCCAGCTATAAATAGGGTAAAACCCCCCCTTTTGGTTTGCTTACTTACCTATTCACGTGTGGAATGAGACTACTAACGCATACCCTCGTATGCGTATTTTCCATCCATGGAGGATATACATGAATACAAAGCGTTTTGGTTTTGCTGGCGTAATCGCAGCAGCCGCGCTCGCAGTTTCAACACTTGTCGCACCATCAGCAAGTGCTGCCACCGAAATCGTTGTGTGGGCAGATGAAACTCGCGGGCCAAATCTGACTAAAGTAATCGCAGCAAAAGGTGACTGGGTTCCTGGTTACACAATAAAGGTTGTAACTTTCTCAAGTTTCGATGCTTTAAAAGAGGCATTTGACAAAGCAACTGATGCATCCGGACCTGATGTAGTAGTTGCAGCTAATGACTGGGTTCCATCTGGAGCAAAGAGCGGAAAGTTAGCACCAATCGTACTAACTGCCGCTGTTAAAGATCGCTTCAATCAAACTCAGTTCCTAGATCTAACATATAAGGGCAAGTTGTATGGCGTACCAGTGGACATCAACAACGTTGCAATGATCTACAACACGAAATTGGTTTCATCGGCACCAACATCTTTCGGTGAAATGGTCAATTACTACAAGGCTAACAAAGCCTCTAAGGGCTTAAAAGCTGGATTATGTATTGCAGGCGGCGGAATGTCGTGGGGAGCTCACTCAGTCTTCTCAGCATTAGGCGCAAATGCATACCAGTTCAACTCTCGTAACAAAATCGTCTACGGCCGTACTTTTAGTGCAGTAACTTTCGGAAAGAATGTTCGTACCTACCTTATGGATGGTAAGAAGAGCAATGGCTTCTTCCCAGCAACAGATACTGGCTGCAAGGATAACTTCTTAGCAGGAACCGTTCCATTCGCAGTTATTGGTAACTGGGAGTGGAAAGATT encodes:
- the pdxH gene encoding pyridoxamine 5'-phosphate oxidase, giving the protein MDKVRFDTSMSNEDVSRDEIRAMRLSYGQSGIGELDNDPFVAFADWLRQASENPHIVEANAMVLSTLDSDLLITTRTVLLKDISLGGFTFFTNYSSRKAHAIDANPQVSLLFPWFAMERQISISGLAEKVSADESASYFATRPWSSQIGAWASHQSAPLTSREELDLRFQGASEKWPEGTPVPCPPHWGGYRVLPVAIEFWQGRYSRMHDRLRYERANNGLNWELNRYYP
- a CDS encoding citrate synthase 2, producing MSEDFKPGLEGVIAFESEIAEPDKEGSALRYRGVDIDELVGRVSFGNVWGLLVDDEFNPGLPNAEKFPLPVHSGDVRVDVQAAISMLAPAWGFKPLLDIDDAEARSNLARASVMVLSYLSQAARGVTAPPVPESEIDKAHTVVERMMIRWRGEPDPLHVRAIDAYFVSAAEHGMNASTFTARVIASTGADVAAALSGAIGAMSGPLHGGAPSRVLHMIDEVEKTGDATAYVKDLLDRKERLMGFGHRVYRAEDPRARTLRRTAKELNAPRYEVAEALEQAALKELRERQPDRVLETNVEFWAAIILDFAQVPSHLFTSMFTAARTAGWSAHILEQKRTGRLIRPSARYIGKAPRAAESVSGWDSTVEQLHK
- a CDS encoding extracellular solute-binding protein; translation: MNTKRFGFAGVIAAAALAVSTLVAPSASAATEIVVWADETRGPNLTKVIAAKGDWVPGYTIKVVTFSSFDALKEAFDKATDASGPDVVVAANDWVPSGAKSGKLAPIVLTAAVKDRFNQTQFLDLTYKGKLYGVPVDINNVAMIYNTKLVSSAPTSFGEMVNYYKANKASKGLKAGLCIAGGGMSWGAHSVFSALGANAYQFNSRNKIVYGRTFSAVTFGKNVRTYLMDGKKSNGFFPATDTGCKDNFLAGTVPFAVIGNWEWKDYVAKGFTMNLMPVPGVVAGTYGHMFGSVSGALLTTFATKHGVESAAKSLLTNFFASTDGQVRYQTLELRPPAEKGAQADASVSAGQRGFGSAASLAGIPQIGAFLNSNKGGANYWDSAPAYWTAVLIDGKNAVSEASKLAAIWRANVEAGKGDL